Below is a window of Clostridium sp. JN-1 DNA.
TTTAATGTGGCCCCTAAATTAACAACTTTTTGCATTGCTTCTTTTCTACTCATTGTTTCTAATTCACCAGTGAAAACCATATTTTTACCAAATAACTTATTGCTATTGTCTATTGATTCGGCATTTGGTTTAATTTCAGATAATACAATTCTATCAAAATGTCTATGTTCTTTCTTTAATTGTTTTAATGGGTTTAAGTCTTTAAAGTTTTTTATTGAAATGCTCTTATATGTATTGCAATATGAAGTTAGAGATTTTCTCTTTTTAGCTGTTATACATGCTAGTACTAAATTGGCACAAGCCTTGGCATCATCTAGGGAATTATGATGATTTCCAATATCTATCCCAAAATATTGAGTTCTAGTTTCAAGAGAAGTATTTAATTTACTTCCACAGACTCTATTTGATATTGGAATGCTGCAAACATAGTTGAAATCTGGAATTTCTAAGTTGTATTTGATTAAGCAATTTTTAAGTACAGACATATCAAATACAGCATTGTGAGCTACTATAATAGTACTACCATCAAAATAAGATTTTATTTCATCCCATAACTCAGAAAATAAAGGAGCATCTTTCACATCATCAGGTGTAATTTTATTAATTGATATATTTTTTTTATCAAATTTCATATCGGGTGGTTGAATAAGATAATATTTTTCTTCTACTATTTGATTATTATTTACACATGCAATTCCAAGAGAACATGCACTATCGTTGCTATTATTTGCGGTTTCAAAATCAATTGCAATAAAATCATAAGACATATTAAATCATCTTCTTTCTAAATTAATTATACTTTTTTATCTGTTAATTTATATAAAAATAAGGATTCAAAATCATTTCTTGTCCTTTTTACCTAGTTGATCTTGAGTGAGTTCTTTTTCTTTTCTAAGCTTTTTAAACGTTGACCAAAAGTCATATTATAATTTCCATATCTATAAATAATTATACAGTATCAATAGGAAAGGAGAAGGTATTTTTTAAAAAATAATCAGTTTAGAGTACAGAAGCTTTAACTTATATTTTAATATTTTGATTCAAAAGACAAAAAGTTAAATCATGTTTTTTAAAAGCTTGATATAGGGAGTAATAGAGAAGAAATACTCAAAATTATTCCTGAACTAATTATTTGTGTAAAGTGTACTCAAAATACATGACAAAATTCTTAAGGGTAAATCAGACATTTTAAACTGCCTAATCATTTTCCAGTTAAGAGAAAAATTACTTACAAGTATATTTTATTTGTAACATGTGTTACCGACTTAAAATAGTTGTCATGTTAAGATGAATCTATAATAAATACTAAATAAATACGGGAGGAATCAAATATGGAAAATAAAATGTTTTGCTATCAATGTCAAGAAACAGCAGGATGTTCTGGATGTACACAAATGGGTGTATGCGGAAAAACCCCAGAAGTTGCTAAAATGCAGGATTTGCTAATTTATGTTACTAAAGGAATTAGTGAAGTCGCAGCTCGTTTAAGAGGAGAAGGAAAAGAAATAGAAAGCAATGTAAATCATATGATTACTACAAATTTGTTTACAACAATAACTAATGCAAATTTTGATGAAGATGCTGTAGTTTCACGTATTTTCATGACTTTGAAAACTAAACGTGATTTAATAAATAAATTAAATAACAAAGACAAACTCTCAGATGCTGCCCTTTGGGAAAGCAGTGATATAGAAGAATTTAGAGAAAAAGCAAAAACTGTTGGTGTACTTTCAACAGAAAATGAAGATATAAGAAGTTTAAGAGAATTAATTACTTATGGATTAAAGGGACTTGCTGCATACAGTAAACATGCAAATGTACTTGGAGAAGAGGATAAAAAAATTGATGGATTTTTGCAAAGTACACTAGCAAAAACTTTGGATGATTCTTTAAGTGTTGATGATCTTGTAGGGTTAACACTTGAAACTGGTAAGTATGGTGTAGATGGAATGGCTTTATTAGATAAGGCAAATACTTCTGCATATGGCAATCCTGAAATAACTAAAGTTAATATAGGAGTTCGTAAAAATCCAGGAATCTTGATATCAGGTCATGATTTAAAGGATATAGAAATGCTGTTAAAGCAAACAGAAGGTACAGGAGTAGATGTTTATACTCATTCTGAAATGCTTCCAGCTCATTATTATCCTGCATTCAAAAAGTATTCACATTTTGTAGGAAACTATGGAAATGCATGGTGGAAACAAAAAGAAGAATTTGAAAGTTTTAATGGTCCAATTTTAATGACTACAAATTGTATTGTTCCTCCAAAGGACAGCTATAAAGATAGAGTTTATACTACAGGCGCAGTAGGATTTCCTGGATGCAAATATATTGAAGGTGAGATTGGCGGGGAAAAGGACTTTTCTGCAATTATCGAACATGCTAAAAGATGTGCTCCTCCAACAGAAATTGAAAATGGTGAGATAGTTGGTGGTTTTGCTCACAATCAAGTATTTGCATTAGCTGATAAAGTTGTTGAAGCAGTTAAAAGTGGTGCAATAAAGAAATTTGTTGTTATGGCAGGCTGCGATGGAAGGGCAAAATCTAGAAGTTATTATACAGAATTTGCAAAAGCAATGCCAAAGGATACTATAATTCTTACAGCAGGCTGTGCAAAATACAAGTATAATAAATTGAATTTAGGTGACATAAATGGTATTCCGCGTGTACTTGATGCTGGACAATGTAATGATTCGTATTCCCTAGCTCTTATTGCATTAAAGCTTAAAGAAATATTTGGATTGGATGATATAAATAAGTTACCTATAGTATACAATATTGCATGGTACGAGCAAAAAGCAGTTATTGTATTATTGGCACTATTATCTCTTGGTGTAAAAAATATTCACCTTGGTCCAACCCTTCCTGCATTCCTTTCACCTAATGTTGTAAAGGTACTAGTAGATAATTTTGGAATCGCTGGAATAGGAACTGTTGAAGATGACATTAAGTTATTCTTCTAATGGAACTTAAATTGATAATAAAAAAAGATACGGACATGGGTATTAGCCATGTCCGTATTTTGCGCTGCAATATATACAATTGAATGTGAAATTAATGTATGTTAAAATGATTTTGGATGATATATACAATAAATTTCAAGATAGAGGGATCAGATATGATAGATATAAAAACTAAAAAAGAAATAGGTTATATGGCAGAAGCAGGTAAAATACTAGCATCATGTCATAAAGAAATCAAAAAGATGATAAAACCAGGTATAACTACAATGGAAATAGACCAATTTGTAGAAAGGTATTTAAAAGATCATAATGCCACACCAGAAGAAAAAGGTTACATGGGATTCCCATATGCAACATGTGCATCTGTAAATGATGAAGTTTGCCATGGATTTCCTAATAAAAAACCTTTAAAAAATGGAGATATTGTAACTATTGACATGGTTGTAAACTTAAATGGCTGGCTTGCTGATTCGGCATGGTCATACCCAGTTGGAAATATATCAAAAGAAGCAGAAGATCTTATGAAAGTTACAAAGGAATGTCTATATAAGGGAATAAAAAAAGCTGTTGTAGGAAATAGAATAGGGGATATAGGACATGAAATACAAACTTATGCTGAACCACTTGGATACTCAGTTGTAAGAGATTATACAGGTCACGGCATAGGTAAAAAAATGCATGATGATATATGTGTGCCGCACTATGGGAAACCAGGTAAAGGTATAA
It encodes the following:
- a CDS encoding exonuclease domain-containing protein → MSYDFIAIDFETANNSNDSACSLGIACVNNNQIVEEKYYLIQPPDMKFDKKNISINKITPDDVKDAPLFSELWDEIKSYFDGSTIIVAHNAVFDMSVLKNCLIKYNLEIPDFNYVCSIPISNRVCGSKLNTSLETRTQYFGIDIGNHHNSLDDAKACANLVLACITAKKRKSLTSYCNTYKSISIKNFKDLNPLKQLKKEHRHFDRIVLSEIKPNAESIDNSNKLFGKNMVFTGELETMSRKEAMQKVVNLGATLKSSVSSKTNYLIVGIQDKTLVGDDGMSTKEERAYELIEKGHNISILKEKEFLELICIDTKSTSDTISSYENTIDSMINFNDINEKISKLKEWQLLSPKSEELKDIYYKDKHGAYKCEVIGYISKETNSKCISEIYETIVIMVNNKLIKINPAYLLDMQSKSFSLFSIA
- the hcp gene encoding hydroxylamine reductase, whose protein sequence is MENKMFCYQCQETAGCSGCTQMGVCGKTPEVAKMQDLLIYVTKGISEVAARLRGEGKEIESNVNHMITTNLFTTITNANFDEDAVVSRIFMTLKTKRDLINKLNNKDKLSDAALWESSDIEEFREKAKTVGVLSTENEDIRSLRELITYGLKGLAAYSKHANVLGEEDKKIDGFLQSTLAKTLDDSLSVDDLVGLTLETGKYGVDGMALLDKANTSAYGNPEITKVNIGVRKNPGILISGHDLKDIEMLLKQTEGTGVDVYTHSEMLPAHYYPAFKKYSHFVGNYGNAWWKQKEEFESFNGPILMTTNCIVPPKDSYKDRVYTTGAVGFPGCKYIEGEIGGEKDFSAIIEHAKRCAPPTEIENGEIVGGFAHNQVFALADKVVEAVKSGAIKKFVVMAGCDGRAKSRSYYTEFAKAMPKDTIILTAGCAKYKYNKLNLGDINGIPRVLDAGQCNDSYSLALIALKLKEIFGLDDINKLPIVYNIAWYEQKAVIVLLALLSLGVKNIHLGPTLPAFLSPNVVKVLVDNFGIAGIGTVEDDIKLFF
- the map gene encoding type I methionyl aminopeptidase; the protein is MIDIKTKKEIGYMAEAGKILASCHKEIKKMIKPGITTMEIDQFVERYLKDHNATPEEKGYMGFPYATCASVNDEVCHGFPNKKPLKNGDIVTIDMVVNLNGWLADSAWSYPVGNISKEAEDLMKVTKECLYKGIKKAVVGNRIGDIGHEIQTYAEPLGYSVVRDYTGHGIGKKMHDDICVPHYGKPGKGIRLREGMVITIEPMINIGKYQVTTDDNEWTARTLDGSLSAQYEHTIAITKDGPIILTDQDNL